Proteins from one Bacteroides zhangwenhongii genomic window:
- a CDS encoding bifunctional metallophosphatase/5'-nucleotidase, whose translation MRRIQISFLLCLAVSFAFSLFAQDTKELILLQTSDVHSRIEPVNQKGDRNYNEGGFVRRATFLEQFRKEHDNVLLFDCGDISQGTPYYNMFQGEVEIKLMNEMGYDAMTIGNHEFDFDVDNMARIFKMAKFPVVCANYNLEATVLKDIVKPYVILEKYGLKIGVFGLGAEPEGLIQANKCEGVVYEDPVGVSNEVAALLKEKGCDVVVCLSHLGIQMDERLVANTRNIDVILGGHSHTFMKGPKTYLNMDGEEVAVMHTGKSGVRVGRLDLTLEHK comes from the coding sequence ATGAGAAGAATTCAGATATCTTTCCTGCTCTGCCTGGCGGTAAGCTTTGCCTTTTCCCTATTTGCGCAGGATACTAAAGAACTTATACTTTTGCAGACTAGCGATGTGCATAGTCGCATTGAACCGGTCAATCAGAAAGGTGACCGCAATTATAATGAAGGAGGATTTGTCCGCCGGGCTACTTTCCTTGAACAGTTCCGCAAAGAGCACGACAATGTATTGTTGTTCGATTGCGGGGATATTTCGCAGGGGACTCCCTATTATAATATGTTTCAGGGGGAAGTGGAAATTAAGTTGATGAACGAAATGGGCTATGACGCGATGACTATCGGCAATCATGAGTTTGATTTCGATGTGGATAACATGGCCCGTATTTTCAAGATGGCAAAGTTTCCGGTAGTCTGTGCCAATTATAATTTGGAAGCTACGGTATTGAAGGATATTGTAAAGCCATACGTTATTTTAGAGAAATATGGTTTGAAAATAGGTGTCTTCGGTCTGGGAGCGGAACCGGAAGGACTGATTCAGGCTAATAAATGTGAAGGAGTAGTTTATGAGGACCCGGTCGGGGTATCGAATGAAGTGGCTGCTTTGCTGAAAGAGAAAGGATGTGATGTTGTGGTATGTCTGTCGCATTTGGGAATTCAGATGGACGAACGCCTGGTGGCGAATACACGTAATATCGATGTGATTTTGGGCGGGCATTCGCACACCTTTATGAAAGGCCCGAAAACATATTTGAACATGGATGGAGAAGAAGTGGCTGTCATGCACACGGGGAAGAGTGGTGTGCGTGTAGGCCGTCTTGATTTGACTTTGGAACATAAATGA
- a CDS encoding 5'-nucleotidase C-terminal domain-containing protein — protein sequence MKQTYVKYLIVAVLAGGFLFTSCRSARETTANYEVVGVKGSMITIDSVWDANPDKRAAEILKPYKDKVDAMMYEVIGTSEMIMDKGNPESLLSNLVAGVLQQAAVRVLGKPADMGLVNMGGLRNILPKGDITVGEIFEILPFENSLCVLTMKGTDMKRLFKAIASLHGEGVSGIRMEISKEGELLNVTIGGQPVKDDQSYTVATIDYLADGNGRMDALLQAEKRVCPENATLRGLFLEYVRKQTAEGKLITSKLDGRISIK from the coding sequence ATGAAACAGACTTATGTGAAGTATCTGATTGTAGCCGTGTTGGCGGGAGGTTTCCTCTTTACGTCCTGTCGTTCGGCACGGGAAACCACGGCTAACTACGAAGTGGTTGGAGTAAAAGGCAGTATGATTACGATCGATTCAGTCTGGGATGCGAATCCCGACAAAAGAGCTGCTGAGATATTGAAGCCCTATAAGGACAAAGTAGATGCGATGATGTATGAAGTCATTGGCACCAGTGAAATGATAATGGATAAAGGGAATCCGGAAAGCCTCCTTTCCAATCTTGTGGCAGGTGTGTTGCAGCAGGCGGCGGTTCGGGTATTGGGTAAACCTGCCGATATGGGATTGGTAAATATGGGAGGATTGCGCAATATCCTGCCGAAGGGAGATATCACCGTTGGCGAAATCTTCGAAATCCTTCCTTTCGAGAATTCGCTTTGTGTGTTGACAATGAAGGGGACGGACATGAAACGTCTTTTTAAGGCTATCGCTTCCTTGCATGGAGAAGGAGTGAGTGGCATTCGTATGGAAATCAGTAAGGAAGGCGAACTGCTGAATGTAACCATTGGCGGACAACCGGTGAAGGATGACCAATCTTATACGGTAGCTACCATCGATTATCTGGCGGATGGAAACGGGCGGATGGACGCTCTTCTGCAAGCGGAGAAACGTGTGTGTCCGGAGAACGCTACTTTGCGCGGCCTGTTTCTTGAATATGTGCGGAAGCAGACTGCCGAAGGTAAGCTGATTACCTCCAAACTGGATGGACGTATTTCTATAAAATAA
- a CDS encoding outer membrane beta-barrel protein has product MKTRKNIYFKVVALAAIAIAFAMPAKAQLSDNGYANIDWQFNVPLGNHFADKSSGWGMNFEGGYFVTPNIGLGLFLNYHTNHEYVGRETFQLGAGEVTTDQQHTMFQLPFGAAARYQWNRGGSVQPYVSAKLGAEYAKIRSNFNMLEARENSWGFYASPEIGINVFPWVYGPGLHFALYYSYGTNKADVLHYSVDGLNNFGFRLGVSF; this is encoded by the coding sequence ATGAAAACAAGAAAAAATATATACTTCAAGGTAGTAGCCTTGGCGGCTATTGCCATCGCCTTCGCCATGCCGGCTAAGGCACAGCTATCAGACAACGGATATGCTAATATCGACTGGCAGTTTAATGTTCCCCTCGGCAATCATTTTGCCGACAAGTCCAGTGGTTGGGGTATGAACTTTGAGGGCGGTTATTTCGTGACTCCCAATATCGGTTTGGGTCTTTTCCTGAACTACCATACGAACCACGAATATGTAGGCCGTGAAACCTTCCAACTGGGAGCCGGTGAGGTTACTACCGACCAGCAACACACCATGTTCCAATTGCCTTTCGGTGCTGCTGCCCGTTACCAATGGAACCGCGGTGGATCCGTACAACCATACGTCAGCGCTAAACTAGGTGCCGAGTATGCTAAAATCCGTTCTAACTTCAATATGCTCGAAGCTAGAGAAAACAGTTGGGGCTTCTACGCTTCTCCTGAAATCGGTATCAATGTATTTCCTTGGGTATACGGACCGGGACTACACTTCGCTCTCTACTACAGCTATGGTACCAACAAGGCTGATGTACTGCATTACAGTGTAGACGGACTGAACAACTTCGGTTTCCGACTGGGTGTATCATTCTAA
- a CDS encoding winged helix DNA-binding protein produces the protein MKTICAIRDVFRAMTNFEASFEQVYQITLNEAMILCALKCSSERMTATNLSKQTDLSPSHTSKMLRILEEKGLIVRTLGSEDRRQMYFTLSAAGRERVCDMEIQKVEIPELLKPLFKDAES, from the coding sequence ATGAAAACAATATGTGCCATACGCGATGTATTCAGAGCTATGACCAATTTTGAGGCTAGCTTTGAGCAAGTCTACCAGATAACGCTGAACGAGGCCATGATTTTGTGCGCTCTCAAGTGTTCTTCGGAAAGAATGACGGCAACAAACCTGTCGAAACAAACGGATTTGAGCCCTTCCCATACATCAAAAATGCTCCGGATACTAGAAGAAAAAGGACTGATTGTCAGAACTTTGGGAAGCGAGGACCGGCGGCAAATGTACTTTACCCTGTCTGCTGCAGGAAGAGAACGGGTTTGTGACATGGAAATACAGAAGGTGGAAATCCCCGAATTACTGAAACCTCTGTTCAAAGACGCAGAATCTTAA
- a CDS encoding ROK family protein produces MNSNMEKPYVVGIDIGGTNTVFGIVDARGTIIASSSIKTSGYPTVEEYADEVCKNLLPLIIANGGVDKIRGIGVGAPNGNYYTGTIEFAPNLPWKGILPLAAMFEERLGIPTALTNDANAAAIGEMTYGAARGMKDFIMITLGTGVGSGIVINGQMVYGHDGFAGELGHVIARRDGRLCGCGRKGCLETYCSATGVARTAREFLAARTDASLLRNIPAENITSKDVYDAAVQGDKLAQEIFEFTGNILGEALADAIAFSSPEAIVLFGGLAKSGDYIMKPIQESIDRNILNIYKGKTKLLVSELKDSDAAVLGASALAWELKDLKE; encoded by the coding sequence ATGAATTCAAACATGGAGAAACCCTACGTAGTAGGTATTGACATAGGCGGAACAAATACCGTCTTTGGAATTGTAGACGCGCGCGGAACTATTATAGCAAGCAGTTCTATCAAAACATCCGGTTATCCTACGGTAGAAGAATATGCAGATGAAGTGTGCAAAAATCTTCTTCCATTGATTATCGCCAATGGCGGTGTGGATAAAATCAGAGGTATCGGTGTGGGTGCTCCGAATGGTAACTACTATACAGGAACTATCGAGTTCGCTCCGAATTTACCTTGGAAAGGTATTCTTCCGTTGGCTGCTATGTTTGAAGAAAGACTGGGCATTCCTACAGCTCTGACAAACGACGCTAATGCTGCCGCTATCGGTGAAATGACATACGGCGCCGCCCGTGGTATGAAAGACTTTATCATGATTACATTAGGTACAGGTGTAGGTAGCGGTATCGTTATCAACGGCCAGATGGTGTATGGTCATGACGGTTTTGCCGGTGAGTTGGGACATGTTATCGCTCGTCGCGATGGTCGTCTTTGTGGTTGCGGCCGTAAAGGTTGTCTGGAAACTTATTGTTCGGCTACCGGTGTAGCCCGCACTGCTCGCGAATTTTTGGCTGCCCGCACGGATGCAAGTCTGCTCCGTAATATTCCTGCAGAAAACATTACTTCAAAGGATGTATATGACGCAGCCGTTCAAGGCGATAAACTGGCACAGGAAATCTTCGAATTTACCGGAAATATTTTGGGTGAAGCTTTGGCGGACGCTATCGCATTCTCCAGTCCCGAAGCAATTGTATTGTTCGGTGGTCTGGCTAAGTCCGGTGACTATATCATGAAACCGATTCAGGAATCAATCGATAGGAATATCCTGAATATCTATAAAGGTAAGACGAAATTGCTCGTTTCCGAACTGAAGGATTCCGATGCCGCCGTACTGGGTGCCAGTGCATTGGCTTGGGAATTGAAGGATCTGAAAGAATAA
- a CDS encoding DUF4136 domain-containing protein: MKKLIPILLAVFALASCEKDPDMGKLDNNYLVYTNYDKKADFKVPTFYLADQILVINDSKEPEYLEGEGAEQILAAYTENMEARGYTAADTKENADLGIQVSYIESTYYFTSYNQPEWWWGYPGYWGPGYWGGNWGGGWYYPYAVTYSYSTNSFLTEMVDLNADQGEKAKLPVVWTSYLTGFETGSSAVNRTLAVDAVNQSFTQSPYLTNK, translated from the coding sequence ATGAAGAAATTAATTCCTATTTTATTGGCGGTCTTTGCACTCGCATCCTGCGAAAAAGACCCGGACATGGGTAAGCTGGATAACAACTATCTGGTATACACTAACTACGACAAGAAAGCTGACTTCAAAGTTCCTACATTCTATCTGGCAGATCAAATTCTGGTAATCAACGACAGTAAAGAACCGGAATATCTCGAAGGAGAAGGCGCTGAACAAATTCTGGCTGCTTACACGGAAAACATGGAAGCTAGAGGCTATACAGCCGCTGATACCAAAGAAAATGCTGATCTTGGTATCCAAGTAAGCTACATCGAAAGTACTTATTATTTCACCAGCTACAATCAGCCCGAATGGTGGTGGGGCTATCCCGGCTATTGGGGTCCCGGTTATTGGGGCGGAAACTGGGGTGGCGGATGGTACTACCCGTACGCTGTGACTTACAGTTATAGCACCAACTCATTCCTGACGGAAATGGTGGACTTGAATGCCGACCAAGGTGAAAAAGCCAAACTCCCTGTTGTATGGACCAGTTATCTGACCGGATTTGAAACAGGTTCGAGCGCTGTCAACCGTACTCTTGCAGTGGACGCTGTCAATCAGTCATTCACTCAGTCACCTTATCTTACTAACAAATAA
- the rplS gene encoding 50S ribosomal protein L19, with translation MDLIKIAEEAFATGKQHPSFKAGDTVTVAYRIIEGNKERVQLYRGVVIKIAGHGDKKRFTVRKMSGTVGVERIFPIESPAIDSIEVNKVGKVRRAKLYYLRALTGKKARIKEKRAN, from the coding sequence ATGGATTTAATTAAAATTGCAGAAGAAGCATTTGCTACCGGAAAACAGCACCCGAGCTTCAAAGCAGGAGACACTGTAACAGTAGCATATCGTATTATCGAAGGTAACAAAGAACGTGTACAGTTGTATCGTGGTGTTGTTATCAAAATCGCCGGTCACGGAGACAAAAAGCGTTTTACTGTACGTAAGATGTCCGGAACTGTAGGTGTAGAAAGAATTTTCCCAATCGAATCACCGGCTATCGATAGCATCGAAGTGAACAAGGTAGGTAAAGTTCGTCGCGCTAAATTGTACTACCTGCGTGCTCTTACCGGTAAGAAAGCTAGAATCAAAGAAAAAAGAGCTAACTAA
- a CDS encoding FAD-dependent oxidoreductase, with the protein MKIIIIGGVAGGATTAARIRRVDETAEIILLEKGKYISYANCGLPYYIGGVIEEREKLFVQTPEAFSTRFRVDVRTENEVIFIDRKKKTVTVRQSSEDTYEESYDKLLISTGASPVRPPLPGIDLPGIFTLRNVTDTDRIKEYINSHSPRKAVVVGAGFIGLEMAENLHAQGAKVSIVEMGNQVMAPIDFSMASLVHQHLMDKGVNLYLEQAVASFEREGKGLKVTFKNGQSISADIVILSIGVRPETSLARAAELTIGPAGGIAVNDYLQTSDEAIYAIGDAIEYRHPITRKSWLNYLAGPANRQGRIVADNILGAKIPYEGSIGTSIAKVFDMTVASTGLPGKRLRLEGIDYMSSTIHPASHAGYYPDAMPMSIKITFDKQTGRLYGGQIVGYDGVDKRIDELALVIKHQGTVYDLMKVEQAYAPPFSSAKDPVAIAGYVAEDMITGKTNPVYWRELRDIEMENKFLLDVRTQDEFALGSLPGAVNIPLDELRDRMSELPKDRMIYTFCAVGLRGYLAYRILTQHGFDKVRNLSGGLKTYRAATAPIVIHQENEDQTAESPSPQEKTLSSEPSTAPEIPVAAAKTIRVDACGLQCPGPILKMKKTMDGLASGERVEITATDPGFPRDAAAWCNSTGNQLISKEASGGKSVVIIEKGEPKACNIVTSCEGKGKTFIMFSDDLDKALATFVLANGAAATGQKVTIFFTFWGLNVIKKLHKPKTEKDIFGKMFGMMLPSSSKKLKLSKMSMGGIGGKMMRYIMNKKGIDSLESLRQQALENGVEFIACQMSMDVMGVKQEELLDEVTIGGVATYMERADNANVNLFI; encoded by the coding sequence ATGAAGATTATCATTATCGGAGGCGTTGCAGGAGGAGCTACCACTGCTGCCCGAATCAGACGAGTAGACGAGACAGCAGAAATTATCCTTTTGGAAAAAGGAAAGTATATATCGTACGCCAATTGCGGGCTGCCTTATTATATAGGAGGAGTGATTGAAGAACGGGAAAAATTATTTGTACAGACTCCCGAAGCATTCTCGACACGCTTCCGTGTTGATGTCCGCACGGAAAACGAAGTGATTTTTATTGACCGGAAGAAAAAGACGGTCACCGTACGTCAGAGTAGCGAGGATACGTATGAAGAGAGCTACGACAAACTGCTGATATCAACCGGAGCTTCTCCCGTACGGCCGCCATTACCGGGAATCGACCTTCCGGGTATTTTCACGCTAAGAAATGTCACAGATACAGACCGTATCAAAGAATATATCAACAGCCATTCTCCCCGAAAAGCGGTAGTGGTAGGAGCCGGATTTATCGGTCTCGAAATGGCCGAGAACCTGCACGCACAAGGGGCGAAAGTCTCGATTGTGGAAATGGGGAATCAGGTAATGGCTCCTATCGACTTCTCGATGGCTTCGCTCGTGCATCAACACCTGATGGACAAAGGAGTGAACCTGTATTTGGAACAAGCCGTAGCTTCTTTCGAACGGGAAGGGAAAGGACTGAAGGTTACTTTCAAGAACGGACAGTCGATTTCTGCCGATATTGTCATTCTATCTATCGGGGTACGGCCGGAAACCAGTCTGGCCCGGGCTGCCGAGCTAACGATCGGCCCTGCCGGCGGTATTGCCGTGAACGACTATTTACAGACATCCGACGAAGCCATTTATGCTATCGGTGACGCTATCGAATATCGCCATCCAATCACCAGAAAGTCCTGGCTCAACTACCTTGCAGGCCCTGCCAACCGTCAAGGACGCATCGTTGCAGACAATATACTGGGAGCTAAAATTCCATACGAAGGTTCCATCGGCACTTCCATCGCCAAAGTCTTTGATATGACGGTGGCTTCCACCGGCTTGCCCGGCAAACGGCTACGCTTGGAAGGTATCGATTATATGTCGTCTACCATTCATCCCGCTTCTCATGCCGGATACTATCCGGACGCTATGCCGATGAGTATAAAGATTACGTTCGACAAACAAACGGGACGGCTGTACGGAGGACAGATTGTCGGCTATGACGGAGTGGACAAACGAATTGACGAGCTTGCGCTCGTCATCAAACATCAAGGTACAGTATACGACCTGATGAAAGTAGAACAGGCATACGCTCCTCCATTCTCCTCCGCCAAAGATCCTGTAGCAATAGCCGGATATGTAGCAGAAGATATGATTACGGGTAAAACGAATCCTGTCTACTGGAGGGAGCTGAGAGACATCGAGATGGAGAATAAATTCTTACTGGATGTCCGTACACAGGACGAGTTTGCATTAGGATCATTACCGGGAGCGGTCAATATCCCGTTGGATGAACTCCGGGACCGGATGTCGGAATTGCCGAAAGACCGTATGATTTATACGTTCTGCGCCGTCGGTCTGCGCGGTTATCTCGCTTACCGGATATTGACGCAACACGGATTTGACAAAGTACGTAACCTTTCGGGCGGATTGAAGACTTACCGTGCAGCCACAGCCCCCATCGTTATACACCAAGAGAATGAAGACCAAACAGCCGAATCCCCTTCACCGCAAGAGAAGACACTTTCGAGCGAGCCATCAACCGCACCGGAAATTCCCGTAGCAGCTGCAAAAACAATCCGTGTGGATGCGTGCGGACTGCAATGTCCCGGTCCAATACTGAAAATGAAAAAGACGATGGACGGACTGGCTTCCGGTGAGCGGGTAGAGATTACGGCTACCGATCCGGGATTCCCGCGTGATGCTGCCGCATGGTGCAACTCGACCGGCAATCAGCTCATTTCCAAAGAGGCATCTGGAGGAAAATCTGTTGTTATTATAGAAAAAGGAGAACCAAAAGCGTGCAATATTGTTACTTCTTGTGAGGGCAAAGGAAAAACTTTTATCATGTTCAGTGATGATTTAGATAAAGCTTTAGCTACCTTTGTACTTGCCAACGGTGCGGCAGCCACAGGACAGAAAGTTACAATTTTCTTCACTTTCTGGGGATTGAACGTTATCAAAAAACTGCATAAGCCGAAAACCGAGAAAGATATTTTTGGAAAAATGTTTGGCATGATGTTGCCTTCCAGCTCGAAGAAACTGAAACTTTCAAAGATGAGCATGGGAGGAATAGGCGGAAAAATGATGCGGTATATCATGAATAAGAAAGGTATTGATTCTTTGGAATCACTGCGTCAACAAGCTCTGGAGAACGGAGTGGAATTTATTGCCTGCCAGATGTCGATGGATGTGATGGGAGTGAAACAAGAAGAACTTCTGGACGAAGTGACTATCGGTGGTGTAGCGACTTATATGGAACGGGCCGACAATGCCAACGTTAATCTGTTTATTTAA
- a CDS encoding glycoside hydrolase family 3 N-terminal domain-containing protein, with the protein MKKLSSILAFLFLISAGPVTGSAQNAAAVEPQLVYKALQNKDCRHWVDSVMDRLSFKEKVGQLFIYTIAPVDTKRNLELLREAVDTYKVGGLLFSGGKLQNQVNLTNRAQRQAKVPVMITFDGEWGLAMRLRGTPVFPRNMVLGCIQDNRLIHAYGREVARQCKQIGAQVNFAPVADVNINPKNPVINTRSFGENPIQVADKVIAYASGLEEGGVLSVCKHFPGHGDTDIDSHKALPVLPFTRERLDSVELYPFKRAIRAGLGGMMVGHLQVPIIEPVGGLPSSLSRNVVYDLLTDELAFRGLIFTDALAMKGVSGNGSVSLQALKAGNDMVLAPRNLKAEISAVLEAIEKGELSREDIESKCRKVLTYKYALGLKKKPFVQVSGLEQRINTPQTRDLIRRLNWAAITVVDNKNHILPLHADKEQKIALLEVGKPGETNALASQMSRYTSLVRFRLRANQTEQENQKLRDSLAAYKRIVVAVSEQRLGAYQPFFAKFVPKSPTIYLFFTPGKMMLQIQRAVSRASAVILGHSHNSDVQRQVADILYAKATADGRLSASIGGLFPTGAGVTITPRTPLHFIPEEHGLSSVLLKKIDAIALDGIQQGAYPGCQIVVLRNGHIMYDKAFGTYAGKGSPRVESTDIYDLASLSKTTGTLLAIMKLYDKGRFSLTDKISDYLPFLQRTDKKDITIQEILFHQSGLPSWIPFYQEVIDKDSYDGRLFSARRDAKHPLRIGTTTWANPDFKFKKEYISSVGTGDYTVQICDSIWLNRSFRKVIEEKIAETPLRQKRYVYSDIGFILLGMLVEQLAEMPMEAYLQREFYGPMGLERTGYLPLRRFAKSEIVPSNKDRFLRKETLQGFVHDEASAFFGGLGGNAGLFSTAREVARIYQMLLNGGELDGQRYLSKETCQLFTTEVSKISRRGLGFDKPDMTDSKKGNCAPGVPAEVYGHTGFTGTCAWVDPVNELVYVFLSNRVYPDATNRKLNQLHIRERIQEAIYDAMKKK; encoded by the coding sequence ATGAAGAAACTTTCCTCAATCTTAGCGTTTTTATTTCTTATTTCAGCCGGACCGGTAACGGGTTCGGCTCAAAATGCTGCTGCCGTTGAACCGCAGTTGGTATATAAGGCTCTCCAGAACAAGGACTGCCGCCATTGGGTAGACTCGGTAATGGATAGGCTTTCCTTCAAAGAAAAAGTCGGGCAGTTATTTATCTATACCATCGCTCCTGTGGATACCAAACGAAATCTGGAATTGCTGCGTGAAGCCGTTGATACTTATAAAGTGGGCGGACTTCTTTTTTCCGGTGGAAAACTGCAGAACCAGGTCAACTTGACGAATCGGGCGCAGCGGCAAGCCAAAGTACCTGTTATGATTACTTTCGATGGAGAATGGGGGTTGGCAATGCGTTTGCGCGGCACACCTGTTTTCCCGAGAAATATGGTACTGGGCTGTATTCAGGACAATCGGTTGATTCATGCGTATGGGCGTGAAGTAGCCCGCCAGTGCAAACAGATTGGGGCTCAGGTTAATTTTGCTCCGGTGGCGGATGTGAATATCAATCCGAAGAATCCGGTGATTAATACCCGTTCTTTCGGAGAAAATCCGATACAGGTGGCAGATAAGGTTATCGCTTACGCATCCGGCCTGGAAGAAGGAGGAGTACTGTCTGTATGCAAGCATTTTCCTGGTCATGGAGATACGGATATTGATTCGCATAAGGCGTTGCCTGTGCTTCCTTTCACTCGCGAGCGGTTGGACAGTGTAGAACTTTATCCTTTTAAAAGAGCGATCCGGGCAGGATTGGGCGGTATGATGGTCGGCCATTTGCAAGTGCCCATCATAGAACCGGTGGGCGGACTCCCATCGTCATTGTCCCGCAATGTGGTGTATGATTTGTTGACGGACGAATTGGCTTTTAGAGGGCTGATATTTACAGATGCGCTTGCCATGAAAGGGGTGTCGGGGAATGGAAGTGTCAGTCTGCAAGCATTGAAAGCGGGAAATGATATGGTGCTGGCTCCCCGTAATCTGAAAGCGGAGATATCCGCCGTATTGGAAGCCATTGAAAAAGGGGAGTTGAGCCGGGAGGATATTGAGAGTAAATGCCGTAAGGTGCTGACTTATAAATATGCACTGGGATTAAAGAAAAAGCCGTTTGTGCAAGTATCTGGTTTGGAACAGCGTATTAACACTCCTCAGACACGTGATTTAATCCGTCGGTTGAATTGGGCGGCGATTACTGTGGTGGACAATAAGAACCATATTTTACCGTTGCACGCGGACAAGGAACAGAAGATTGCATTGCTCGAAGTCGGAAAACCGGGTGAGACGAATGCGCTGGCGAGTCAGATGTCCCGTTATACTTCATTGGTCCGTTTCCGTCTTCGTGCCAATCAGACTGAACAGGAAAATCAGAAGTTGCGTGATTCGTTGGCTGCTTATAAACGGATTGTGGTAGCGGTCAGTGAACAACGATTGGGGGCTTATCAGCCTTTCTTTGCCAAGTTTGTTCCTAAAAGCCCGACTATCTATCTGTTTTTTACACCCGGCAAAATGATGTTGCAGATTCAACGTGCGGTGTCCCGCGCATCAGCCGTGATATTGGGGCATAGCCATAATAGTGACGTGCAGCGGCAGGTGGCTGATATCTTATATGCCAAAGCCACGGCGGACGGCAGGTTGTCGGCAAGCATAGGCGGATTGTTTCCCACAGGGGCGGGAGTGACCATTACACCGAGAACGCCTTTACATTTCATTCCGGAGGAGCACGGTCTTTCGTCCGTTCTTCTGAAAAAGATTGACGCCATTGCACTGGACGGCATTCAGCAGGGAGCCTATCCCGGTTGCCAGATAGTTGTTTTGAGAAACGGGCATATCATGTATGATAAAGCGTTCGGTACGTATGCGGGAAAGGGCAGTCCTCGTGTCGAATCTACGGATATTTACGATTTGGCCTCTTTATCCAAAACTACGGGAACTCTGCTGGCTATTATGAAACTTTACGATAAAGGACGTTTCAGCCTTACCGATAAGATTTCGGATTATTTGCCGTTCTTGCAACGTACAGACAAGAAAGATATCACTATTCAGGAAATCCTGTTTCACCAGTCCGGTTTGCCATCTTGGATACCGTTCTATCAGGAAGTGATAGACAAGGATAGTTACGACGGACGATTGTTCAGTGCGCGTAGGGATGCGAAACATCCGTTACGGATTGGTACGACCACATGGGCGAATCCGGATTTTAAGTTTAAAAAAGAATATATCTCATCTGTCGGGACTGGGGATTATACCGTTCAAATCTGTGATAGTATATGGCTGAACCGTTCATTCAGGAAAGTGATAGAAGAGAAAATTGCGGAAACTCCATTGAGACAGAAACGCTATGTATATAGTGACATCGGATTTATCCTGTTGGGAATGCTGGTGGAACAGTTGGCGGAAATGCCGATGGAAGCCTATCTGCAACGTGAATTTTACGGGCCGATGGGGCTGGAGCGCACGGGTTATTTGCCTTTACGCCGCTTTGCCAAATCGGAGATTGTGCCTTCCAACAAAGATCGTTTCTTGCGAAAAGAGACTTTGCAAGGCTTTGTTCATGATGAGGCTTCCGCTTTCTTTGGTGGATTGGGCGGGAATGCCGGACTTTTTTCCACAGCCCGTGAGGTTGCCCGTATCTATCAGATGTTATTGAATGGAGGGGAGTTGGACGGACAGCGTTATCTGAGTAAGGAAACCTGTCAACTGTTTACTACGGAAGTTTCAAAGATAAGTCGGCGCGGTTTGGGATTCGACAAACCGGATATGACTGATTCGAAGAAAGGGAACTGTGCTCCCGGTGTACCTGCCGAAGTGTATGGCCATACCGGGTTTACCGGAACCTGTGCTTGGGTGGACCCTGTGAATGAGTTGGTCTATGTCTTTTTGAGTAACCGGGTTTATCCGGACGCGACCAACCGTAAATTGAATCAATTGCACATTCGTGAAAGGATACAGGAAGCGATTTATGATGCGATGAAGAAAAAGTAA